The region TGGTTTCTCCGGATGTGAGAGAAAAATGAAGTCCTATAGTCGAATCAACTGAGCCTTCGGTGATCACTCCGCCGTGCAACTCGCCATCTTCAGCATCGCGCCAAGTGCCTTCCTGATCGCGAAAGGCTTTTCTGCCTGTAGCGAATGTGTCAAAATGCGGCTCGGTGTTTATAAGGAAATATCGGTGTTTTTTATAATGGACAAGCGCTAGATTTTCGGGATCGTAAAATGCGGTGTCGCCGACATTATTTTCATAAAGCCGAAAATCGTGATGCAAAAATACGCGAACGTCTCTTTCTGCGTCTATCAAGTTTGTCACCCGAATACGACGCAAAAAAATGTTGTCATGACTCGCGACCGTATCATTGCAGGTTATCTTGACCCCTAATTTTTTGTTTGTGAGAACGACATCAGTGACCAATGTTTCGTGCAGGTATTTCAAAGACCGCTCCCAGTCATCCGAAAAGACCCACGAAAACTCGCCGTCAGCCCACACGCCAAAGCGAAACGGAAAACCCTCAGTGTGATTTTCCTGCCCGACGTGCGGAAAATAAATGTCGCGAATTTGGTATTTATCGTCGAAATTGACGAGCAGATTACCGTTGCCGACCGGAATATCTCTCATAGATCATTGCGTTCCCACGGCCTTCTCGACAGCGGCGTCGAGTTCCTTCTGAATGGAAGGGCTAAATCCAACGATCTTTGCGATCATAGTACCTTGGCGGTCAAAGACGGCGGTTTGGGGTATGTCGGTACGAGCCGCAAAGATAAAGTTGGTCAGGTCATCTTCGGGAAATGCTATCGGATAATCTAACCGCGTTTCAGCTACAAATTTCGGTATCTCTTTCCTGTCCTGACTGTCGCCAACGTGCAGTCCGCGGACCTGTAAATTCTCCGGGCCGTATTTTGCAATCAGACTATTCAAATGAGGGATCTCAGCTCTGCAAGGAGGGCAGTTTGTTGCCCAAAAATCAAGAATCACGGCCTTTCCTTTCAGATCAGAGAGTTTTTGAACCCGCTGTTCCGCATCGGTCCAACTCATTTCTGATAGTGGCTTCATTGGCTGCCTGTCGCCTGCGGTTAGAGGCTGATTTGAGACCGATACAGGCGGAGCCGCGGGACGGCAATCCCACGAAATCAAAAAGGGCAGTGTAACAAGGCAAAGCAAAATGCGTCGCATAACAATTCAATCGTAAATTGTTAATCCGCAATTGTAAAAGCCGCCCGCCCCTGATTTGCGAAATGCCCCAAAATGTTTACCATCTAAGGCGTGGTTTATCCTGACAATATTTCCGACAGGCTTGCTCGGCTGGCAAATGATAGACGTGACATTGTACCGAGTGCATCAGCGACTGCCGCAAATTTTTGCTGCGGCTCTTTTGTTCGGTTTTTGCTGTCGATCAATAAAGAAAGTCGCATGGTAACCAGTGCATCCTTTGCGTCGAACGGATGTGGTTTTATGCTTGCCGCTGCTGATGTGATGGCTGAATACGTTTATGGAAGAAGCCTCACAGATCTTCACGGGTTGACCGATTACGACTTGACTATGCATATTCAATCGAACCTCGGCGAAATGCCGGAGGGTCGAATAGAATGTGCCTCTGTCTGCATCCAATCGCTTCGAGCCGCTTTTGCCGACCATAGAACCAGCCAGATCGAGGAATTTCTGGGTGAGAAGGCTCTGATCTGCACTTGCTTTGGTGTGTCTGAGGAAACAATTGAAGGTTTGATCGCCGAAGATTCACTAAACACTGTTGACGAAGTGACTAGCATTTGCAATGCAGGTGGCGGCTGTGGGTCATGCCGGATGCTGATCCAGGAGATGCTTGACGATCGCGAGGTTAATATTTGAAAGCCGGATGAGCCGTTTTTTGTGCTATAATCGTTCGCTAATCACCGGTTTGGTGAGATCTAAATAGGAAATAGGTGGCGACTGCCTGATTGGAAAATGTCGCACATGTTCAACACTGACTTCGATAATGGACGACCCTGCCAGTTTGCTTCTATTTTTTGCAGCTCAAATTGAAACCGTGGCAGAAATGCCAACGCTGCTTACCACATTCTTCAAGATATTGTTGGTTATATTCCTCGTGCTTGCGAACGGCTTTTTTGTTGCGAGCGAGTTTGCGTTAGTCGCAGTACGAAAATCCCGGATCGAGGCAATGGTTGCTGAGGGTGACAAAGCGGCTGTGCGTCTGTTGGGGATGCTAAACAACCTGAATGCGTACATTTCCGCAACGCAGCTTGGAATAACTTTGTCCTCTTTGGGACTCGGATGGATCGGCGAACCTGCGGTTGCGGCTATTCTCGAACCTTTATTGATCTACATTGGCGAAATTACCGGAGCGCAATTTTTAGTGTCCGGCACTGTGCTTCACACTATCTCGTTTGTAATAGCGTTTTCGTTTATAACTTTTCTCCATATTGTATTTGGTGAACTTGCTCCTAAAACAGCCGCCCTTGAATTATCCGAGCGAGTTTCTTTTGTCATCGCCGCGCCGCTTCTCCTTTTTTACAAAATATTTAGCTATCCGATCCGCTTGTTAGATTGGGCAGGTACAAAGACGGTAAGGCTATTTGGGCTCCATCCTTCAGGCGAACACGGATCAAGTTATACCGAAGACGAAATACGCAGCCTGATCAATCTGTCGAAAGAAAGCGGTCAAATTAACGAGGAAGAGAGAACATTAATAAACAGGGTCTTTGAGTTTTCCGAAACGACGGTTAAGGAGGCGATGATACCGCGAACGGGCATCATCGCAGTTCCTGAAAACAGCACACTTGATGAGATATCGAAAGCTTTTGCGGTCAGCGGTTATTCACGGCTTCCGGTTTACCGCGGTTCACTCGATGAGATCGCCGGTTTTATTCACAGCAAAGATCTCGTCGGCTATATGCTCAAACCGAAATCATTCAAACTTGCCGCGATACTGCATAAACCGAATTACGTGGTCGATACTGCACATCTAGAAGACGTTTTGCGGCAAATGCAGAGAGAGAAATTCCATTTCGGATTTGTCGTTGATGAACATGGCGGCGTCGAAGGCATTATTACGCTGGAAGACCTTCTCGAAGAGATAGTTGGCGACATTTCAGACGAGCATGACGAAGAGGTCAACGAACAAATAGATGAGCAGCCGGACGGAAGCTATGTGCTGGACGGCAGCCTCGCGGTTCGCGACCTCAATAAGCGTCTTGAGATGAATTTGCCCGTTTCCGAAGGTTATACGACGATCGCCGGTTTCCTGATGTCCGAGGCAGGCCAAGTTTTGGAAGAAGGCGAGACCGTGCCGTTCAACGGCCATATTTTCAAGATCGAAAAGGTCGATAAACGCCGCATCAAGCAGGTCCGAATGGAAAAAGTTGAGACGGTCGAAGATTAGAACTTCAACGCAAAGTTGCAGAGGAGCAAAAACGCAAAGCAAGATAAAAAAATCTCAGCTTTGCGTCTTTGCAACTTAGCGTCTTTGCGTTGAAAATCTTACAGAGGAGAATATAGCAAAAATGAGTTTTATTGAGCAGGTTTGGGCACGCGAGATAATGGATTCGCGCGGTAATCCGACTATTGAGGCCGAGGTGATCTTGGAAGACGGAACGCAGGGACGCGCGGCGGTTCCGAGCGGGGCTTCGACGGGCGAGAATGAGGCCGTAGAACTTAGGGACGGAGACAAATCTCGTTATTTGGGCAAGGGTGTTTTGGACGCCGTTAGTAACGTCAACGAAACAATTGGCCGGGAACTAGAAGGGCTCGATTGTCTCGATCAGACATTGATCGATCAGACGATGATCGACCTGGACGGCACGGAAAATAAATCAAAACTAGGGGCCAACGCGATCCTCGCGGTTTCACTGGCAAACGCTAGAGCCGCAGCAGCGTTTCAGGAAATGCCGCTTTATCGCTACATCGGCGGCACGAACGCCAAAACGCTGCCGGTTCCGATGATGAATATCCTCAACGGCGGCGCCCATGCAGATAACAATGTCGATTTTCAGGAATTTATGGTCATGCCTGTCGGAGCGGACAGCTTTCGTGAGGCACTCAGGTGCGGAGCAGAGATCTTTCACAATCTGAAAAACGTCCTTAAATCACGCGGCTATTCGACCAGTGTCGGCGACGAAGGCGGCTTTGCGCCAAACCTCAAATCTAATGACGAAGCGGTCGAAACGATTCTTGAAGCCATCGACATAGCCGGTTACAAAGCAGGCGAAAATGTAATGATCGCTCTCGATCCTGCTTCAAGCGAATTTTATAAGGACGGCAAGTATATCTTCAAAAAGAGCGACAATCGAGAGCTTTCATCAGAGGAAATGGCATCCTATTGGGCTGACTGGTGTTCGAAATATCCAATCATCTCGATCGAGGACGGCATGGCTGAGAACGACTGGGACGGTTGGAAAAATCTAACCGGAAAGGTCGGTGACAAAGTACAGCTTGTCGGTGACGATCTATTCGTGACAAACGTAAAATTCTTGCAAAAGGGAATCGATGTTAATGCCGCAAACTCAATATTGATCAAGGTCAACCAAATCGGTACTCTCACAGAAACACTTGATGCAATTGAACTTGCAAGGACAAACAACATGACCGCCGTGATATCTCATCGCTCTGGCGAGACCGAGGACAATTTCATCGCCGACCTCGCAGTGGCAACAAACGCCGGCCAGATCAAGACCGGCAGCTTGTGCCGCTCGGACCGCATCGCAAAATACAATCAACTGCTGAGGATCGAAGAGGACCTAGGCGATTCGGCAAAGTATCCAGGTCGTAAGGCGTTCTACCAACTAAAAACTCGTTCCTAGCAACTAATAGTTTGTCAACGGTTCCCCCAGTGAGTACTTCGTATTTTGCAGGTACCTATCTAAACCATGAGGCCGATACTTGGATTAACCATTCTTATTTTTTGTTTATTTGCCACGGCTTTGGCGCAGGAGGAAACGCCTCGGCAGAGTGTTCTTTCCAGTTCGGGCAACATAAAGGTATCTAAACTGTTCGGAGAAGACCCTGTCTTACCGGTTGAAGATTCGAATACTGAAATTTATCGAATAACCTTTATTCCAACTTTCCACAATCCAATAAAGATTCGAGTTGAAAAACATAAAAACAACTATGTTCTTATTGCAAAGCGTTTAAGTGGACAGGGCGGGTATGATGCGGGAGAACTCAAGGTCGAGAAAAAGCGCACATTGGGACGAAAAGAATGGGATCGCTTGCTTGACCTGCTGAGAAAAGCTTCATTTTGGGAGTTGCCCTACCTAGAAAAAAAACAGGAACCCAATGAAAAAGGCGAGGTGACAATCTGCCTTGATGGTTCAGAGTGGGTCATTGAGGGCTCTAGGAACGGGCAGTATCATGTTGTTAATCGCTACTGTCCGGAAGTTAAAAGTTTTCAGGCAGTTGGCTTGTATCTTGCCAAACTCTCGCGATTAGGGGTCGACAAACGGGAGTTATACTGAGGGTGCATTAAGATGGTGCTTTTGTGACATGAACATCCGCGACGCCCTTCTCGAAGTTCATTCAAAAGAACAAGCGACGAAGATCTCAGATTATGTCGGCAATGATCCTGTGCGGTTTGCGGAATTGATGAAATATCTTCTAGGCCCGGTTTACAGGCTTTCGCAGCGTGCGGCGTGGCCAGTAAGTTACTGTATTGAGCGGCATCCTGAGCTTGTAAAACCATATTTCAACGTACTGATAAAGCAGCTCGAACGAGATGACGCTCACGTCGCCGTTAAACGCAATGTTGCAAGGCTGTTTCAGTTTGTTAATATTCCCAAACGCTATCAAGGACGGGTGTTTGATGCATGCTACAATCTGCTTGCCGATCCGGCTGAGACCGTAGCGGTACGCGTTTTTTCGATGACTGTCGCCGCAAAGGTTGCGGAAAACGAGCCTGAACTACTCGACGAACTTCGGCTCGTAGCGGCAAAATATCCGCAGGCCGCAACCGCCGGATTTTGCAGTCGTGCACGACGCGTTCTTGGGATTTAATCTGCCATGAAACAACGAAAAGGTGAATACGAGATAGATACTGACAAGCGGCGGCTCGACCTGAGCGCGATCCATCGCTTCCTATCGCAGGAATCGTATTGGGCGAAAAACCGCACGATGGAACAGACATTGACGGCTATCGAAAATTCGTTGAGTTTTGGGGTTTATCGCGGCCGCGTTCAGGTTGGATTTGCTCGCGTGGTCACAGACAAGGCGACTTTTGCATACATTGGCGATGTATATATTCTCGAAGAGCATCGCGGCAAAGGCCTGAGCAAATGGCTGATGGAAATCATTCTTGCACAGCCTGACTTGCAAGGGTTGCGGCGTTGGCTGCTCGCGACCTATGATGCACACGGCCTCTATAGCCAGTTTGATTTTACCGGCCTAAAACATCCCGAACGCTGGATGGAGCGTCCCGCTCCCGACGCATACTAGATTAAATATCCGATTCGCGTCGTTAAGCTCCTCAAATCCATCTGTTGCACAGATAAAAAGCTTGACAAACAACGCAACATCTGCTACTATGTATCCAGTAAGTCGGCGACCGGTGAAATAGATATTTTTTTTTCGAAAAATGGCGGAACGAGGTAAGAAAAATGGTGTTATTCCAACAATTGCAACAGTTAGAGCGTTCCGTCGAGCACTGGAACGAGGCGGAACGGAGTGGAACGCCGAAGTACAAGGGTTAAGTGTAATGTTGACAGTGTTTAAGTAAGGTCAGAGCCGATCTTTTGTGTCAGGCTGTGCCACAATCGGCGATTTTGAAGGGAGCTAAAAGGAGTAAGTGATGTCTAGAGCAACAATAAATATTTCCGTCCCAGCCGAGGCGAGGCAATATGTAGAAAAGCGGGTAAGATCGTTCGGCTACAGTTCGGTCAGCGAGTATTTCAGAGAGCTTTTGAGGCAGGATATGCTGAAACACACTTATCTTGTGAACCGAGCACGCACTGAAGCCGGTTTACCTGCGGTCGCGCCTGAGTTTCGGATCCATGCTTCGTCCGGGCGAAAGTAATTGTTGCTCTCGCATAGGTGTAATCGTTTATAATTGTTTTGCACCTTCGTTTGGCCGTTCGGGCCGCCCTTTATAGATGGAATCAAATAACCTAACAAACCAACGTCCAGTTGCCCTCGTCATATTAGACGGGTGGGGATATGCACCGCGAACGGAACGAAACGCAATTGCCGCTGCTCACACGCCGTATTACGTCGAGATATGCCGCACGTTTCCGATGACCCTTTTGTCAACGACCGCTGAAGGTGATGGAGAAATAAGTGATGTTGGCGATGCTGAGGTTGGCCACTTAAGAATGGGAACGGGACGTGCCGCTCAAACTGAGATCTCACGGATCAAAAATGCTATCGAGTCAGGCTCTTTTATGGACAATGAGGTGCTGAGATCAGCCTTCGAAAAGGCAAAAATGAGCGACTCGTCAGTTCATTTTGTCGGCCTTCTCAGCGATAGCGGAGTCCATTCATCGACCGAAAATCTGTTTACTTTGCTGCGAATGGCAAAGCGGCATGAGTTGCAGGACGTTTTTGTTCACTGCATTCTTGACGGCCTAGATGTTGCGCCGCGAACGGCAGATGTTTATGTTGAGGCTCTTGAGCTAAAGCTCGCGGACATCGGTATTGGTGAGATCGCCACGCTCTGCGGGCGTTATTTTGCGATGGACAACAGCGAGAATTGGGAGCGAACGGCGCGTGCTTACACGATGCTTGCCTATGCCGAAGGCGAACGAGCGGCCGATGCTGTAACCGCGATACGCAGTTCGTTTTTGCGTGGTATTTCGGACGAGTTTATTTCCCCGATCATTCTCGAACGTGAATCTGGAGAACCGGTCACGACTTTTAAAGACGATGATCTGGTTGTTTTCTTTAATCATCGCGCCGATGGAATGCTGCAGATAGTGCGATCAGTTTCAATTCCTGACGGATCGATAGGTACTAAACCGATCGTGAATACTGTGTGCATGGCTGAATATGATGCGGGATTTGGGCTTCCGGTCGCTTTTGGGCGTGAGCCGGAGAAAAATACGCTGACTGAGATCCTATCGGAACTTGAGATACCGAATTTCAAGATCACTGAGTCTTCACGGTTTCATCATTTGACGTATTTCTTTGACGGAGGCGATGATGGCCAGCGTCAATTCGAACAGCAGATACTAGTGCCGTCGCCGATGAACGGGTCGAAGTTTGGGCAGCCGGAGGCCGAAAGTTTTAAGATCACTGATAAATTTCTGCGAGAATTGGAATCAACAGGGAAAGGGGTTTTCGTTATCAATATTCCTGCCGCCGATATGATGGCCGGAACCGGCGATATGTCGAAAACGGTTGCAGCGATACAATATATTGATACATGTTTGGGTGGAATTTGTGCCGGCATGCAGGAACGCGACGGTGTCGTCATGATAACTTCGACCCATGGTAATTGTGAAGAGATGTCCGCCAAGACCAATAGCGAGAGCAGATCGACAGCAACATCAAATCCCGTGCCGTTTCATTATATCGACGCTCAAGCAGGTGAAATTAAACTAAAAGGAAATGGGGCTCTCGAGGATGTTGCTCCGACGATATTAAGTGTGCTGGGCATTGATAAGCCGCTCGAAATGACCGGAACGGACCTTCGCGGTAATTAGACTTTTTTGGACCACAAGACGCGTAATTTTCAAAATATTCTCGTCATCGATTTTGGACAGCTTGGCGATGTAGTTCTCAGTTTGCCCGCTCTCAAAGCGATCAGGCACAAGTTTGCCGCATCAAATATTGCTGTGCTCACGGGAATGGCTGCGGGCGAAATTGTCACCCTTTCCGGACTGGCAGATGAGGTCATTAAGGTTGACCGTGTCGAACTGCGAGATGGGCCGAGGCTCGCATCTATCGCAAAGATCTTTAGACTTGTAAGCGACATCCGACGCCGGAAGATCGATCTCGTCATCGATCTTCACAGCCTCTCTGAAACTAACCTGCTCGCATTTCTTTCAAAGGCAAAGCATCGGCTGTTGGCAAATCGAGAAAGCCGCTCGCTTGACATACTTTCAAATTTTAGTCCATCACCGCCCAAGGAAGACAAGGCCAAGCATCTTGGCGACCGATATCTCGATGTTCTGATTCCGCTTGGAGTTGACGGCAGTGATCGTAGATTTGTCTTTCAGACTTCAGCGGTTGACCTCGAATTTGTTCGGGCTAAATTTTTCAATGACTCGCAGGATCGATTGATCGGGATTTTTCCCGGAGCGGGACATCCAAGCAGATGTTGGAGCCTCGATAATTTTGCGCAGCTTGCATCTCGGCTGGTGAGCGATGGTTACATTCCTGTCGTGTTTCTTGGCCCCGAGGAAAAAGCGATCAAAGATCAAGTCAAGGCATTGTTTCCGCCGTCTACAATTCTAGTTGACGGTCTTTCGCTGGCTCAGTTTATAGCTGCTGCGGGGCTTGTGAAAGCGTTTGTGACAAACGATACCGGCCCGATGCACCTTGCGGCTTGTGCCGGAACACCGATCCTGTTGCTTCTGGACGAGCGTGCTCCGATGACGTATCTGCCTTTGACCGACAGACTTGCGATCATTCGCGATAAAACGATCGACAAGATATCTGTGGACGAAACAATGCATGCTCTGGCGGATTTGATAAATTCCGGGTCTGAAAATGACAAAACTTTTGCTACATGGTAATCTCAACTTCTTCTAAAAAGCGGTGAGATTTCAGGGAATTCATATTATTTATGGTTGAAGAATTTGCATTTGATAATTCTACCGAACGCCGGCAAGTCCGCCAAAATGGCACCGGCTGGATCGAGGTTATTGCCGGATCGATGTTTTCGGGCAAGTCCGAGGAACTGATCCGCAGGCTTACACGTGCGCGGATCGCGCGGCAAAAGGTCCAGGTGTTCAAGCCTGGAATTGATATGCGTTATTCGGAGGAGGAGATCGCTTCGCACTCCGGCCAGAAGCACATTTCTATTCCTGTTGCCGACACTGCCGGAATGATGTCCCAGATCGACATCTATGCTCAGGTCATCGGAATCGACGAAGCGCAGTTTTTCGATATGGCGATCGTTGATGCTGTTAACAGTCTCGCCGAACAGGGCAAACGCGTCATCATTGCCGGGCTCGATCAGGATTACACCGGAAAGCCTTTCGAGCCGATGCCGCAGCTTTTATCTATTGCTGAATTTATCACCAAGACTCATGCGATCTGCGTGAAATGCGGTGCGACAGCAAATTACTCACAGCGAACGGTTGCATCTGAAGCTCGCGTCGAGGTCGGTGCGAGCGATAAATACGAGGCCCGCTGCCGCAAATGCTTTGTTCCTCATGCCGACACTCCGACGTTGCATGAGACTGCTGAAGGCATTGCTGCTTAACGTTCAATTGTTTCTCACGAACGAGAGGCAAGGTTACGTTGATTTTCGAAATGATCTGCGATCTCAGCGGCAGCTTTTGGACCGACGAAAGGCCGCAAGTCTTCTGCCGCTGCCTTTGAGATACGCTCGATCGACCCAAATTCTCGCAGCAGTTTCATCTTGCGTTTATCGCCGATGCCGGGAATTTCGGAAAGCTCGGATGAGAAGTCGCGTTTCTCTCGGCGTTTTCGGTGAAATTCGATAGCCGTTTTATGAGTCTCTTCACGGATTTGAAGGACGAGCCGAAACGCAAGCGAATTTCGGTCAAACGGTATGGGGCGGTCTTCGCGTCCGTAAATTAGTAGATGCGAGATCTGGTTATGTTGTTTAGGCGGTTTGACGAGGCCGACAAGCATTATCTGCTCAAGGTCGAGAGCCTGCATCGCGGCGGCTGCCGCAGAAAGCTGGCCTTTGCCGCCGTCGATGAAAACAAGTTCGGGCAGAGGTTTTTGCTCATCGACCTGACGCTTGTAACGGCGAAAGACTGCCTCGTGCATTGAAGCAAAGTCATTTGCACCTTCAACGGATTTGATAATGAAACGGCGGTAATTGGCGCGTGCAGGTTTGCCGTTCTCAAATGAGACGATGCCCGCAACATTTTCCGAACCTGAGATATTTGAAATATCGAACGACTCGATCCGTTCGGGAAAATACGAGAGTTCGAGCAATTCCTGAAGTTCTTCTAAGACCTTTTGAGAATCTGGTTTGAGCACACGGAAACGCTGTTCAAAAGCGATCTTTGCATTTGTTTCGACCAGCTTTACCAGATGTTTGTTTTTACCGCGTTTGGGATCAAGGATCTTTACTCTGCGGCCGCGACGTTCCGTTAGTGCTTTTTCAAGCACTGAGCGATCTTC is a window of Chloracidobacterium sp. DNA encoding:
- a CDS encoding TlpA family protein disulfide reductase; translated protein: MKPLSEMSWTDAEQRVQKLSDLKGKAVILDFWATNCPPCRAEIPHLNSLIAKYGPENLQVRGLHVGDSQDRKEIPKFVAETRLDYPIAFPEDDLTNFIFAARTDIPQTAVFDRQGTMIAKIVGFSPSIQKELDAAVEKAVGTQ
- a CDS encoding (2Fe-2S)-binding protein, giving the protein MVYPDNISDRLARLANDRRDIVPSASATAANFCCGSFVRFLLSINKESRMVTSASFASNGCGFMLAAADVMAEYVYGRSLTDLHGLTDYDLTMHIQSNLGEMPEGRIECASVCIQSLRAAFADHRTSQIEEFLGEKALICTCFGVSEETIEGLIAEDSLNTVDEVTSICNAGGGCGSCRMLIQEMLDDREVNI
- a CDS encoding HlyC/CorC family transporter, whose amino-acid sequence is MDDPASLLLFFAAQIETVAEMPTLLTTFFKILLVIFLVLANGFFVASEFALVAVRKSRIEAMVAEGDKAAVRLLGMLNNLNAYISATQLGITLSSLGLGWIGEPAVAAILEPLLIYIGEITGAQFLVSGTVLHTISFVIAFSFITFLHIVFGELAPKTAALELSERVSFVIAAPLLLFYKIFSYPIRLLDWAGTKTVRLFGLHPSGEHGSSYTEDEIRSLINLSKESGQINEEERTLINRVFEFSETTVKEAMIPRTGIIAVPENSTLDEISKAFAVSGYSRLPVYRGSLDEIAGFIHSKDLVGYMLKPKSFKLAAILHKPNYVVDTAHLEDVLRQMQREKFHFGFVVDEHGGVEGIITLEDLLEEIVGDISDEHDEEVNEQIDEQPDGSYVLDGSLAVRDLNKRLEMNLPVSEGYTTIAGFLMSEAGQVLEEGETVPFNGHIFKIEKVDKRRIKQVRMEKVETVED
- the eno gene encoding phosphopyruvate hydratase, translating into MSFIEQVWAREIMDSRGNPTIEAEVILEDGTQGRAAVPSGASTGENEAVELRDGDKSRYLGKGVLDAVSNVNETIGRELEGLDCLDQTLIDQTMIDLDGTENKSKLGANAILAVSLANARAAAAFQEMPLYRYIGGTNAKTLPVPMMNILNGGAHADNNVDFQEFMVMPVGADSFREALRCGAEIFHNLKNVLKSRGYSTSVGDEGGFAPNLKSNDEAVETILEAIDIAGYKAGENVMIALDPASSEFYKDGKYIFKKSDNRELSSEEMASYWADWCSKYPIISIEDGMAENDWDGWKNLTGKVGDKVQLVGDDLFVTNVKFLQKGIDVNAANSILIKVNQIGTLTETLDAIELARTNNMTAVISHRSGETEDNFIADLAVATNAGQIKTGSLCRSDRIAKYNQLLRIEEDLGDSAKYPGRKAFYQLKTRS
- a CDS encoding GNAT family N-acetyltransferase yields the protein MKQRKGEYEIDTDKRRLDLSAIHRFLSQESYWAKNRTMEQTLTAIENSLSFGVYRGRVQVGFARVVTDKATFAYIGDVYILEEHRGKGLSKWLMEIILAQPDLQGLRRWLLATYDAHGLYSQFDFTGLKHPERWMERPAPDAY
- a CDS encoding 2,3-bisphosphoglycerate-independent phosphoglycerate mutase, whose amino-acid sequence is MESNNLTNQRPVALVILDGWGYAPRTERNAIAAAHTPYYVEICRTFPMTLLSTTAEGDGEISDVGDAEVGHLRMGTGRAAQTEISRIKNAIESGSFMDNEVLRSAFEKAKMSDSSVHFVGLLSDSGVHSSTENLFTLLRMAKRHELQDVFVHCILDGLDVAPRTADVYVEALELKLADIGIGEIATLCGRYFAMDNSENWERTARAYTMLAYAEGERAADAVTAIRSSFLRGISDEFISPIILERESGEPVTTFKDDDLVVFFNHRADGMLQIVRSVSIPDGSIGTKPIVNTVCMAEYDAGFGLPVAFGREPEKNTLTEILSELEIPNFKITESSRFHHLTYFFDGGDDGQRQFEQQILVPSPMNGSKFGQPEAESFKITDKFLRELESTGKGVFVINIPAADMMAGTGDMSKTVAAIQYIDTCLGGICAGMQERDGVVMITSTHGNCEEMSAKTNSESRSTATSNPVPFHYIDAQAGEIKLKGNGALEDVAPTILSVLGIDKPLEMTGTDLRGN
- a CDS encoding glycosyltransferase family 9 protein produces the protein MDHKTRNFQNILVIDFGQLGDVVLSLPALKAIRHKFAASNIAVLTGMAAGEIVTLSGLADEVIKVDRVELRDGPRLASIAKIFRLVSDIRRRKIDLVIDLHSLSETNLLAFLSKAKHRLLANRESRSLDILSNFSPSPPKEDKAKHLGDRYLDVLIPLGVDGSDRRFVFQTSAVDLEFVRAKFFNDSQDRLIGIFPGAGHPSRCWSLDNFAQLASRLVSDGYIPVVFLGPEEKAIKDQVKALFPPSTILVDGLSLAQFIAAAGLVKAFVTNDTGPMHLAACAGTPILLLLDERAPMTYLPLTDRLAIIRDKTIDKISVDETMHALADLINSGSENDKTFATW
- a CDS encoding thymidine kinase; the encoded protein is MVEEFAFDNSTERRQVRQNGTGWIEVIAGSMFSGKSEELIRRLTRARIARQKVQVFKPGIDMRYSEEEIASHSGQKHISIPVADTAGMMSQIDIYAQVIGIDEAQFFDMAIVDAVNSLAEQGKRVIIAGLDQDYTGKPFEPMPQLLSIAEFITKTHAICVKCGATANYSQRTVASEARVEVGASDKYEARCRKCFVPHADTPTLHETAEGIAA